The Streptococcus marmotae genome contains the following window.
TGAAAATGTTTTACGCAGTTCTATCACCTATTCTGAAATTATCGTTGATGACTTACGTGTATCCTTAGAAGACTGCACTGTTTATTGGAAAGGGGAGAAAATGTCCCCAACCAAGACAGAGTATGAGTTGATCGAAACCCTTGCCAAACGCAAGTACCACCTTGTGACCAGAGAGCAGCTGATGGATGTTATCTGGGGTTATAGCGAATTAGATACGCGGGTTCTGGATAACCACATCAAGAATATTCGGAAGAAGATACCGGGAATTCCTTTGGTGACCATCACCGGTATGGGTTATCAGTTGGGGAGAGATGACTAGTGAAAATCGCTAAAAAACATTTTCTCTTGGTCAGCGGAATGGTCTTTGTTGTCGTAACGGCTTTACTGACGACCTTGTACTTTGTCATGCCGATATATTATCAGTCGGTTAAAACCGCAGAAGTAACACGGGAATTTACACAAGTTTCTCAAAGCATTCAGGGAAAGTCTGAAGATGAGATGACGGCTCTTCTGACCTACTATGATAAAAAGAATTTGCGTATGTGGTATGCCTTGTCGGATGCGACAGGAAAACTCCACTATCCAAAGGTAGAGACCTCAGATGAAGGGATAGCCGTCCAAGTCAGTCCTTTTATTGCCGCAGATAATGAGCGGGCTCAACTAACAGAAATCATCACAGATGCAGAAGGTCAAAGCTATACCTTAGAAGGTGAGTATTCCTTGCAGCCTGTTTCAGATGCCAGTCAGGTACTGTTTGAGTTGTCTCCCTATTTGTTGTTCTTTTCTTTGTGTTTAGGTATCAGCCTTTCCTTTGTTTATAGCCGAATTTCGACCAGACGGCTCAAGGAGATTTCTGCGACAACCCGAAAAATGGTCAGCTTATCCCCAGATGTTCTTTGCCAAGTCAATGGAAACGATGAAATTGCGGATTTGGCGCAGGATGTCAATACGCTCTATGAAAGCCTCTTGCGCAATATGGAGGCCTTGCGATTGGAAAACGAGAAAGTTGCAGAAAGCGAGCGAAGCAAGGCCGAATTTTTACGGATGACCTCGCATGAACTTAAGACACCGATTGCAGGTATGCTGGGCATTGTAGACGGCATGATTTATGGAATTGGCGATTTTAAGGATCGAGACAAGTACCTCAAAAAATGCCGTGAAATACTGGAAGAGCAGTCCCAGCTTGTCCAATCCATTCTAGCGATTTCCAAGTTAGAAATGCAGGATGTAGAAGAAGAAACCAGTGTCTTTTCCTTATCGGATGTCTTGGAAGAGCAGGTTGGATTTTACCAGACCTTGGCTACTGTAGAAGGGTATCACTTTATCGCAAAGCTGTCACCGCTAGAGGTAGAAGGCAATCAAACGTATTTACTCAAGGCCATCAAAAATATTTTAGACAACGCCTTTCATTATACGAAGGCTGGTGGGGAGATTTTGTTATCCGTAGATGAAAACCAGCTGGTCATTGAAAATGAGGCAGAAAAAATCTTAAGCAAGGAGCAAATCAAGCAGATTTTCCAACCTTTTTATCGACCGGATTACAGTCGTAGCCGCAAGGACGGTGGAACAGGACTAGGTCTCTTTATTGTACAGCAGATTTTAGAACAGCACCAGTTGACCTACCGTTTTGAAGCAATTGATGAGAAGTGGATGCGTTTTAGCATTTTCTTTTAGAGGATAGAAGAAAAGCATAGAAACAGGTAGGTCTCTATGCTTTTCGTATGTTATAGTGGGAATTTTAGTTTGCCCAGAATTTTTCTGCAATCGCTTGGCCTTGTTTGATTTTAGCCCATTGTTCAGCAGCAGACAATTCATTTCCAGAATCGCATGAGGCAAAGCCGCATTGGTGAGAAAGGTAGAGGCGTTCTTTTGGAATGATTTGACTAGCTTGCTCGAGTAATTGGTAGACCCGATCTTCATCATCTAGGGTGTTGGTCTTACTAGAAAGGAGGCCTAAGACGATTTCAGCCTTGGAATCTTTGAGGCTTTCAAGTGCTTTTAAATCTCCAGCACGCTCGTCATCCCATTCAAGGAAGAAGCGGTCATAGTGTTGGTCACGGAGGAATTTCTGAGCGATAGCTTCATAGGTGCCACCAGCTGCATGACGACTTTCGTAGTTTCCACGGCAGTTGTGAGTCCAAACTGTCAAGCCAAGTTCATGAGCGAAATCGACTACCTCA
Protein-coding sequences here:
- a CDS encoding sensor histidine kinase, which translates into the protein MKIAKKHFLLVSGMVFVVVTALLTTLYFVMPIYYQSVKTAEVTREFTQVSQSIQGKSEDEMTALLTYYDKKNLRMWYALSDATGKLHYPKVETSDEGIAVQVSPFIAADNERAQLTEIITDAEGQSYTLEGEYSLQPVSDASQVLFELSPYLLFFSLCLGISLSFVYSRISTRRLKEISATTRKMVSLSPDVLCQVNGNDEIADLAQDVNTLYESLLRNMEALRLENEKVAESERSKAEFLRMTSHELKTPIAGMLGIVDGMIYGIGDFKDRDKYLKKCREILEEQSQLVQSILAISKLEMQDVEEETSVFSLSDVLEEQVGFYQTLATVEGYHFIAKLSPLEVEGNQTYLLKAIKNILDNAFHYTKAGGEILLSVDENQLVIENEAEKILSKEQIKQIFQPFYRPDYSRSRKDGGTGLGLFIVQQILEQHQLTYRFEAIDEKWMRFSIFF